One segment of Solanum lycopersicum chromosome 1, SLM_r2.1 DNA contains the following:
- the LOC138341872 gene encoding uncharacterized protein, giving the protein MTTRSATTRWVEEDIANAGVPPQDNQDPPKEQAPLGGQAMVNPPVMTNGDIKAKLDAYKLKDVAQTWYTQWKDNRDFRAGPISWEVFWKEFLDSFFPRDKNREKGGQLINLHQGGMSFQEYFLKFIKLSMYSSSLVTNLRDEMSHFVMGVSDDHVEECRVAMLHNDMDLYRLMVHDQQVEESRLKSINRDAKRGRPYDEGTSKGKFEI; this is encoded by the exons ATGACAACTAGAAGTGCAACCACAAGATGGGTTGAAGAGGATATTGCgaatgcgggagttcctcctCAAGACAACCAAGATCCTCCTAAAGAGCAAGCTCCTCTAGGTGGACAAGCTATGGTCAATCCTCCGGTCATGACAAATGGAGATATAAAG GCTAAGCTAGACGCTTACAAACTCAAAGACGTGGCTCAAacttggtacactcaatggaaggacaATAGGGATTTCAGAGCGGGTCCTATAAGTTGGGAAGTCTTTTGGAAGGAATTTCTTGATAGTTTCTTCCCAAGGGATAAAAACAGAGAAAAAGGTGGACAGTtaatcaaccttcatcaaggaggtatgagttttcaagaatactttttgaaattcattaagttgtctATGTATTCCTCGTCTTTGGTGACTAACTTgagagatgaaatgagtcattttgtgatgGGTGTGTCTGATGATCATGTGGAAGAGTGTCGTGTGGCAATGCTTCACAATGACATGGACCTTTATCGTTTGATGGTGCATGATCAACAAGTTGAGGAAAGTAGGCTTAAGAGTATAAATAGGGATGCCAAGAGGGGAAGACCCTATGATGAAGGTACTTCTAAGGGTAAGTTTGAAATCTAA